In Burkholderia gladioli, a genomic segment contains:
- the bktB gene encoding beta-ketothiolase BktB, with product MQQREVVVVSGVRTAIGGFGGSLKEFSPTQLGARVVREVLERAGVNGEEVGHVVFGNVVHTEPRDMYLARVAAIEGGIAQHTPAVTVNRLCGSGLQAIVSAAQSVLLGDADIAVAGGAENMSRAPYTMPAARFGQRMGDAKIVDMMLGALHDPFQSIHMGVTAENVAARYGITREAQDALALESHRRASHASRAGYFKTQILPIEIGSKKGTVLFDSDEHVRHDASAEDFSKLRPVFAKENGTVTAGNASGINDAAAAVTLMERRVAEARGLKPLARLLSYAHAGVDPAYMGIGPVPASRKALEKAGIQVADLDVIEANEAFAAQACAVSNELGFDPAKVNPNGSGISLGHPIGATGALITVKALYELHRISGRYALVTMCIGGGQGIAAVFERMD from the coding sequence ATGCAGCAGCGCGAAGTGGTGGTGGTCAGTGGTGTGCGCACCGCGATCGGCGGTTTCGGCGGCAGCCTGAAGGAATTTTCGCCGACCCAGCTCGGCGCGCGCGTGGTGCGCGAGGTGCTGGAGCGCGCGGGCGTGAACGGCGAGGAAGTCGGGCACGTGGTGTTCGGCAACGTGGTGCATACCGAGCCGCGCGACATGTACCTGGCACGCGTCGCCGCGATCGAGGGCGGCATCGCGCAGCACACGCCGGCGGTGACGGTGAACCGCCTGTGCGGCTCGGGCCTGCAGGCGATCGTCTCGGCCGCGCAGAGCGTGCTGCTCGGCGATGCCGACATCGCCGTGGCCGGCGGCGCCGAGAACATGAGCCGCGCGCCCTACACGATGCCGGCGGCGCGTTTCGGGCAGCGCATGGGCGACGCGAAGATCGTCGACATGATGCTCGGCGCGCTGCACGACCCGTTCCAGTCGATCCACATGGGCGTGACGGCCGAGAACGTGGCCGCCAGGTACGGCATCACGCGCGAGGCGCAGGACGCGCTGGCGCTCGAATCGCATCGCCGCGCCTCGCACGCGAGCCGCGCCGGCTACTTCAAGACGCAGATCCTGCCGATCGAGATCGGCTCGAAGAAGGGCACCGTGCTCTTCGATAGCGACGAGCACGTGCGCCATGACGCGAGCGCCGAGGATTTCTCCAAGCTGCGCCCGGTGTTCGCGAAGGAAAACGGCACGGTCACGGCCGGCAATGCCTCGGGCATCAACGATGCGGCCGCGGCCGTCACGCTGATGGAGCGGCGCGTGGCCGAGGCGCGCGGGCTCAAGCCGCTGGCGCGGCTGCTGTCCTACGCGCATGCCGGCGTCGATCCGGCCTACATGGGGATCGGCCCCGTGCCGGCCTCCCGGAAGGCGCTGGAAAAAGCGGGCATCCAGGTTGCGGATCTCGACGTGATCGAGGCCAACGAGGCCTTCGCCGCGCAAGCCTGCGCCGTGTCGAACGAGCTCGGCTTCGATCCGGCCAAGGTCAACCCGAACGGCTCGGGCATCTCGCTGGGCCACCCGATCGGCGCGACCGGCGCGCTGATCACCGTGAAGGCGCTGTACGAACTGCACCGGATCTCGGGCCGCTACGCGCTCGTGACGATGTGCATCGGTGGCGGGCAGGGGATCGCCGCCGTATTCGAGCGCATGGACTGA
- a CDS encoding sugar kinase — protein sequence MAPRCPEVLAFGEAMVEFNQSQPGSPQYLQGFGGDTSNFCIAAARQGARTGFVSAVGDDHFGRLLLELWRREQVDTATVRVDRSAPTGVYFVSHGEHGHAFDYLRAGSAASRYASGELPLEAIAAARVIHLSGISFAISASACDAAFAAIDHARANGVRVSFDTNLRLKLWPLARARAVMLEALRRTDICLPSWDDVTLLTGHEERDAIVDALLDCGPAVVALKLGKDGAYVATRDERRLVPGFAVEALDATGAGDCFGGAFIARIVAGDDPFTAARYANAAAALSTRGYGAVAPIPEADAVRALLEG from the coding sequence ATGGCGCCTCGGTGCCCCGAAGTCCTCGCCTTCGGCGAGGCGATGGTCGAATTCAACCAGTCCCAGCCGGGTTCGCCGCAATACCTGCAGGGTTTCGGCGGCGATACCTCGAACTTCTGCATCGCGGCCGCGCGCCAGGGCGCGCGCACCGGTTTCGTGTCGGCGGTCGGCGACGACCATTTCGGCCGGCTCCTGCTCGAGCTGTGGCGGCGCGAGCAGGTCGACACCGCGACGGTGCGCGTCGATCGCTCGGCGCCGACCGGCGTCTATTTCGTCTCGCACGGCGAGCATGGCCACGCCTTCGACTACCTGCGCGCCGGCTCCGCGGCGAGCCGCTACGCGAGCGGCGAGCTGCCGCTCGAGGCGATCGCGGCGGCTCGCGTGATCCATCTGTCGGGCATCAGCTTCGCGATCAGCGCGAGCGCCTGCGACGCGGCCTTCGCGGCGATCGACCATGCGCGCGCGAACGGCGTGCGCGTGAGCTTCGACACCAACCTGCGGCTCAAGCTGTGGCCGCTCGCGCGGGCCCGCGCGGTGATGCTGGAGGCGCTGCGGCGCACCGACATCTGCCTGCCGAGCTGGGACGACGTGACCCTGCTGACCGGCCATGAGGAGCGCGACGCGATCGTCGATGCGCTGCTCGATTGCGGCCCGGCCGTGGTCGCGCTGAAGCTCGGCAAGGACGGCGCCTATGTCGCCACGCGCGACGAGCGGCGCCTGGTGCCGGGCTTCGCGGTCGAGGCGCTCGACGCGACCGGCGCGGGCGACTGCTTCGGCGGCGCTTTCATCGCACGAATCGTGGCCGGCGACGATCCGTTCACGGCCGCGCGCTACGCCAACGCGGCAGCCGCGCTGTCCACGCGCGGTTACGGCGCGGTGGCCCCGATCCCCGAGGCGGACGCGGTCCGCGCCTTGCTCGAGGGCTGA
- the rimO gene encoding 30S ribosomal protein S12 methylthiotransferase RimO, producing MSHTPKVGFVSLGCPKALVDSEQIITQLRAEGYEISGTYDGADLVVVNTCGFIDDAVQESLDAIGEALTENGKVIVTGCLGAKKSASGAGLIEEVHPKVLAVTGPHALGEVMQAVHSHLPKPHDPFTDLVPAAGIKLTPRHYAYLKISEGCNHRCTFCIIPSMRGDLVSRPVAEVMLEAENLFKSGVKELLVISQDTSAYGVDVKYRTGFWNGRPLKTRMTELVAALGELAAQYGAWVRLHYVYPYPHVDEVIPLMAEGASRGHVLPYLDVPFQHADPEVLKRMRRPANAEKVLDRVRKWREICPDLTIRSTFIAGFPGETEAQFETLLDFIREAELDRVGCFAYSPVEGATANELDGALPDEVREERRARFMEVAEEISAARIERKVGQTLKVLIDEVNAEGGIGRTAADAPEIDGVVYVEPVQGAKRYKVGDFVPVTITGADGHDLWGEVGAA from the coding sequence ATGTCCCATACCCCGAAAGTAGGGTTCGTATCGCTCGGCTGCCCGAAGGCCCTGGTCGACTCCGAACAAATCATCACCCAGCTGCGTGCCGAGGGTTACGAAATCTCCGGCACCTATGACGGCGCCGACCTGGTCGTCGTCAACACCTGCGGCTTCATCGACGATGCCGTGCAGGAGAGCCTCGACGCGATCGGCGAGGCGCTGACCGAGAACGGCAAGGTGATCGTGACCGGCTGCCTGGGCGCCAAGAAGAGCGCGAGCGGCGCCGGCCTGATCGAGGAAGTGCACCCGAAGGTGCTGGCCGTCACCGGCCCGCATGCGCTGGGCGAGGTGATGCAGGCGGTGCACAGCCACCTGCCCAAGCCGCACGACCCGTTCACCGACCTGGTGCCGGCCGCCGGCATCAAGCTCACGCCGCGCCATTACGCCTACCTGAAGATTTCCGAAGGCTGCAATCACCGCTGCACCTTCTGCATCATCCCCTCGATGCGCGGCGACCTGGTCTCGCGCCCCGTCGCCGAGGTGATGCTGGAGGCGGAGAACCTGTTCAAGTCGGGCGTCAAGGAACTGCTGGTGATCTCGCAGGACACCAGCGCCTACGGGGTCGACGTCAAGTACCGCACCGGCTTCTGGAACGGCCGCCCGCTCAAGACGCGCATGACCGAGCTGGTCGCCGCGCTCGGCGAGCTGGCCGCGCAATACGGCGCCTGGGTGCGCCTGCACTATGTCTACCCGTATCCGCACGTCGACGAGGTGATCCCGCTGATGGCCGAGGGCGCCTCGCGCGGCCACGTGCTGCCTTATCTGGACGTGCCGTTCCAGCACGCCGACCCGGAAGTGCTCAAGCGCATGCGCCGCCCGGCGAATGCCGAGAAGGTGCTCGACCGGGTGCGCAAGTGGCGCGAGATCTGCCCGGACCTGACGATCCGCAGCACCTTCATCGCCGGTTTCCCCGGCGAGACGGAAGCCCAGTTCGAGACCCTGCTCGACTTCATTCGCGAGGCGGAACTCGATCGCGTCGGTTGCTTCGCCTATTCGCCGGTCGAGGGCGCCACCGCCAACGAACTGGACGGCGCGCTGCCCGACGAGGTGCGCGAGGAACGCCGCGCGCGCTTCATGGAAGTGGCCGAGGAAATCTCGGCGGCGCGCATCGAGCGCAAGGTCGGCCAGACGCTGAAGGTGCTGATCGACGAAGTCAACGCCGAAGGCGGGATCGGCCGCACCGCGGCCGACGCGCCGGAAATCGACGGCGTGGTCTATGTCGAGCCGGTGCAGGGCGCCAAGCGTTACAAGGTCGGCGATTTCGTGCCGGTGACGATCACCGGCGCCGACGGCCACGATCTGTGGGGCGAGGTCGGCGCGGCATGA
- a CDS encoding response regulator transcription factor, giving the protein MKVAILGGPANQTKQLESWLRNDGHQPEFFKTGNNFFAALRRNDFELLLVDVVLPDLSGIDLIAWARHHFDWHVPIVAMTARDTCQSAAEALKAGADDYLVRPMREAEVQSRIMTAAMRYASDSNDRADFGAYSLDTKTTKIRLHGESVNLTRKEFELAAYFFRHPDQLISHETLLNRIWKLQSDIDTRTVATHVSRIRKKLQLDGSHGCEILSLYGYGYRCLLNRADTASTPGSEAPQPTPPAAAPIALPGGASPLATLDTSPAPIDVACEPSLSLHEARRPVDRYVANLLKERQDFEDQIRRLRDAFCEATLELRALKRQHGRRHHEVEAYADFSEDLA; this is encoded by the coding sequence ATGAAAGTCGCCATTCTCGGCGGTCCGGCCAATCAAACCAAGCAACTGGAATCGTGGTTGCGAAATGACGGTCATCAGCCTGAATTCTTCAAGACTGGAAATAATTTTTTTGCCGCGCTCAGGCGCAACGATTTCGAACTCCTGCTGGTCGACGTGGTGCTGCCCGATCTGTCGGGCATCGACCTGATCGCCTGGGCCCGGCATCACTTCGACTGGCACGTGCCGATCGTCGCGATGACGGCGCGCGACACCTGCCAATCGGCCGCCGAGGCGCTGAAAGCCGGCGCCGACGATTATCTGGTGCGTCCGATGCGCGAGGCCGAAGTCCAGTCACGCATCATGACCGCGGCCATGCGATATGCAAGCGATTCGAATGACCGTGCCGATTTCGGCGCTTATTCGCTCGACACGAAAACCACGAAGATTCGGCTGCATGGCGAATCGGTCAATCTGACTCGCAAGGAATTCGAATTGGCCGCCTATTTTTTCCGACATCCGGATCAATTGATTTCACATGAAACCTTATTGAATCGGATCTGGAAATTGCAAAGCGACATCGACACGCGCACGGTCGCGACCCACGTGAGCCGGATCCGCAAGAAACTGCAGCTCGACGGCAGCCACGGCTGCGAAATCCTCTCGCTCTACGGTTATGGCTACCGCTGTCTGCTCAATCGCGCCGACACGGCGAGCACGCCAGGCAGCGAGGCGCCGCAGCCGACACCGCCCGCCGCCGCCCCGATCGCCCTGCCCGGCGGCGCGAGCCCGCTCGCGACGCTCGACACCTCGCCGGCACCGATCGACGTCGCTTGCGAACCATCGCTGTCGCTGCACGAAGCCAGGCGCCCGGTCGACCGCTACGTCGCCAACCTGCTCAAGGAACGACAGGATTTCGAGGATCAGATCCGCCGGCTGCGCGACGCGTTCTGCGAGGCGACGCTCGAGCTGCGCGCGCTGAAGCGCCAGCATGGGCGCCGGCATCACGAGGTGGAGGCCTACGCTGACTTCAGCGAGGATCTGGCCTGA
- the phaR gene encoding polyhydroxyalkanoate synthesis repressor PhaR, with protein MTTTKKTAERLIKKYPNRRLYDTETSTYITLTDVKQLVLEQEDFKVVDAKSNEDLTRSILLQIILEEESGGVPMFSSSMLSQIIRFYGHAMQGMMGTYLEKNIQAFIDIQNKLADQSKNLYDGSNAMNPEVWSQFMNMQAPMMQGMMTSYIEQSKNMFVQMQEQMQSQAKSMFSSFPFKQPTPSDDPDKK; from the coding sequence ATGACTACTACAAAGAAGACTGCCGAACGACTCATCAAGAAGTACCCGAATCGCCGGCTGTACGACACCGAAACGAGCACGTACATCACGTTGACCGATGTCAAGCAGCTCGTGCTCGAGCAGGAGGATTTCAAGGTCGTCGACGCGAAGAGCAACGAGGACCTCACGCGCAGCATCCTGCTGCAGATCATCCTGGAGGAGGAAAGCGGCGGCGTGCCGATGTTCTCCTCGTCGATGCTCTCGCAGATCATCCGCTTCTACGGCCATGCGATGCAGGGCATGATGGGCACCTACCTGGAAAAGAACATCCAGGCCTTCATCGACATCCAGAACAAGCTCGCCGACCAGTCGAAGAATCTCTACGACGGCAGCAACGCGATGAACCCCGAGGTCTGGTCGCAGTTCATGAACATGCAGGCGCCGATGATGCAGGGCATGATGACGAGCTACATCGAGCAGTCGAAGAACATGTTCGTGCAGATGCAGGAACAGATGCAGAGCCAGGCGAAATCGATGTTCAGCTCGTTCCCGTTCAAGCAGCCGACGCCGTCGGACGATCCGGACAAGAAATAA
- a CDS encoding 3-ketoacyl-ACP reductase, with product MTQRVAYVTGGMGGIGTGICQRLHKAGFTVVAGCGPNSPRRAKWIEDQKALGFDFHASEGNVGDWESTKLAFDKVKAEVGEVDVLVNNAGITRDVVFRKMTLEDWQAVIDTNLTSLFNVTKQVIDGMVERGWGRVINISSVNGQKGQFGQTNYSTAKAGIHGFTMSLAQEVATKGVTVNTVSPGYIGTDMVKAIRPDVLEKIVATIPVRRLGSPDEIASIVSWLASDESGFATGADFSLNGGLHMG from the coding sequence ATGACTCAGCGAGTGGCTTACGTAACGGGCGGCATGGGCGGCATCGGGACGGGCATTTGCCAGCGTCTGCACAAGGCGGGTTTCACGGTGGTTGCCGGCTGCGGGCCGAATTCGCCGCGCCGCGCGAAGTGGATCGAGGATCAGAAGGCCCTGGGCTTCGATTTTCACGCCTCCGAGGGTAACGTCGGCGACTGGGAGTCGACCAAGCTCGCCTTCGACAAGGTCAAGGCCGAGGTGGGCGAGGTCGACGTGCTGGTCAACAACGCCGGCATCACGCGCGACGTGGTGTTCCGCAAGATGACGCTGGAAGACTGGCAGGCCGTGATCGACACGAACCTGACCAGCCTGTTCAACGTGACCAAGCAGGTGATCGACGGCATGGTCGAGCGCGGCTGGGGCCGGGTGATCAACATCTCGTCGGTGAACGGCCAGAAGGGCCAGTTCGGCCAGACCAACTACTCGACCGCCAAGGCCGGCATCCACGGCTTCACCATGTCGCTGGCGCAGGAAGTGGCGACCAAGGGCGTGACGGTCAACACCGTGTCGCCGGGCTATATCGGCACCGACATGGTCAAGGCGATCCGTCCCGACGTGCTCGAGAAGATCGTCGCGACGATTCCGGTGCGCCGACTCGGCTCGCCCGACGAGATCGCCTCGATCGTCTCCTGGCTCGCTTCGGACGAATCGGGCTTCGCCACGGGCGCCGACTTCTCGCTCAACGGCGGTCTGCACATGGGCTGA